The following coding sequences are from one Streptomyces angustmyceticus window:
- a CDS encoding YfhO family protein: protein MGAYCLALALYGGYPFGPRSRAVNDLGNQFVPLHARLWDLLHGTADGDLFFNWSSGYGVPFLPDFFGYLTNPFSLLVGLFPRALADLPVFLVTLCCIGLGAALMTVLLGRLRPGSGPLRALLSVGYGLCAWVPADGGADPMWMWGLVALPLTGIAADWCLRRTRWASGTLLVALAWAGNFYTAAMATLATALVLVVRLVTADRTPWRGRLRALARAASMALTGILLAAPVLTVTFAAARAAQPAPAVSYDGAPPLLAQLAQLLPGDRGQVPAPHLAIGVPGLLLVAAFPFVRAVPPRVRAGWCALAAGVAVSFVQEPTILLWHGFALPNGSPYRAAFVLSGILVMISWLALAHRPRPRELAAGAALVALLAWLCRGQGTAGAWPLVAAGAPALLALCAPAAPGTARTRAAATAALTGTVLLGSAYTAWSVTAARGRIAWFQPKITLSGPSLAAREALRARAGWPRTRTDPGPHEFADNDPLLIGGQGGAYYSSFQPAATARTLRGLGAGWYMRGRHTLSFEDPVGRALMGVGSRLDPVPGDRARFVVRTGRPAPLLTVRGALPRPAGPESVFARQERVLGAAVYEVPRLTPAAGAAARPERGGWRLPGPRGGGADPDGAGTVFTARCTPGSTVVWSAPWFSGEVSGLGARTEGLGRRDVTANPVRTLGPVPADGTVTVRFSARGPQHVPGRAVGCLSGRRLAAAVDALRARGPVEFTAGGHRLTARLRPGSRGSAVLALPAVPGWTCAVDGGPPHPPDAFGGLLAVPLGRGAGRLSCSYLPPGLSTGLAASLAAVPALAAAAVRGRRRRPADRAEPPPDPGEKVCS, encoded by the coding sequence ATGGGGGCGTACTGCCTCGCGCTCGCCCTGTACGGCGGCTACCCCTTCGGCCCGCGCTCACGCGCCGTCAACGACCTGGGCAACCAGTTCGTGCCCCTCCACGCCCGGCTGTGGGACCTGCTGCACGGCACCGCCGACGGCGACCTGTTCTTCAACTGGAGCAGCGGCTACGGCGTCCCCTTCCTCCCCGACTTCTTCGGCTATCTGACGAACCCGTTCTCGCTGCTCGTCGGGCTCTTCCCGCGCGCGCTGGCCGATCTGCCGGTCTTCCTGGTCACCCTGTGCTGCATCGGCCTGGGCGCCGCCTTGATGACCGTCCTCCTCGGCCGGCTGCGGCCGGGCTCCGGCCCGCTGCGGGCGCTGCTGTCGGTGGGGTACGGACTGTGCGCCTGGGTGCCGGCCGACGGCGGCGCGGACCCGATGTGGATGTGGGGCCTGGTGGCGCTGCCGCTGACCGGGATCGCCGCGGACTGGTGCCTGCGCCGCACCCGCTGGGCGTCCGGCACCCTGCTGGTCGCCCTGGCCTGGGCGGGCAACTTCTACACGGCCGCGATGGCGACCCTGGCGACGGCGCTGGTGCTGGTGGTGCGGCTGGTGACGGCCGACCGGACGCCGTGGCGGGGCCGGCTGCGCGCGCTGGCCCGCGCCGCCTCGATGGCGCTGACCGGCATCCTGCTCGCCGCGCCCGTCCTGACCGTCACCTTCGCGGCCGCCCGCGCCGCCCAGCCCGCCCCCGCCGTCTCCTACGACGGGGCGCCGCCGCTGCTCGCGCAGCTGGCGCAGCTGCTGCCGGGCGACCGGGGCCAGGTGCCGGCCCCGCACCTGGCCATCGGGGTGCCCGGCCTGCTGCTGGTGGCCGCCTTCCCGTTCGTGCGCGCGGTGCCGCCGCGGGTGCGGGCCGGGTGGTGCGCCCTGGCGGCGGGGGTGGCCGTCTCCTTCGTCCAGGAGCCGACGATCCTGCTGTGGCACGGTTTCGCGCTGCCCAACGGCAGCCCGTACCGCGCCGCCTTCGTCCTCAGCGGCATCCTCGTGATGATCTCCTGGCTCGCGCTGGCGCACCGCCCGCGCCCCCGCGAACTGGCCGCGGGCGCCGCGCTGGTGGCGCTGCTCGCCTGGCTGTGCCGCGGCCAGGGAACGGCCGGCGCCTGGCCCCTGGTGGCGGCCGGCGCGCCCGCCCTCCTGGCGCTGTGCGCGCCGGCCGCGCCGGGCACCGCCCGCACCCGGGCCGCCGCCACCGCCGCGCTGACCGGCACGGTCCTGCTCGGCTCGGCGTACACGGCGTGGTCCGTGACCGCCGCACGGGGCCGGATCGCCTGGTTCCAGCCCAAGATCACGCTGTCCGGGCCGTCACTGGCGGCCCGGGAGGCGCTGCGTGCCCGCGCCGGCTGGCCGCGCACCCGCACCGATCCGGGCCCGCACGAGTTCGCCGACAACGACCCGCTGCTGATCGGCGGCCAGGGCGGCGCGTACTACAGCAGCTTCCAGCCCGCGGCCACCGCCCGCACCCTGCGGGGCCTGGGCGCCGGCTGGTACATGAGGGGCCGTCACACGCTCAGCTTCGAGGACCCGGTGGGCCGGGCGCTCATGGGCGTCGGCAGCCGTCTGGACCCGGTGCCCGGCGACCGCGCCCGGTTCGTGGTGCGTACCGGGCGGCCGGCCCCGCTGCTGACGGTGCGCGGCGCCCTGCCGCGGCCCGCCGGCCCGGAGAGCGTGTTCGCGCGCCAGGAGCGGGTGCTGGGCGCGGCCGTGTACGAGGTGCCGCGGCTGACGCCCGCCGCGGGCGCGGCCGCGCGGCCCGAACGCGGCGGCTGGCGGCTGCCGGGACCGCGCGGCGGGGGCGCGGACCCGGACGGCGCGGGGACCGTCTTCACCGCGCGGTGCACCCCGGGCAGCACCGTCGTCTGGTCCGCGCCCTGGTTCTCCGGCGAGGTCAGCGGCCTGGGCGCGCGCACCGAGGGGCTCGGCAGGCGGGACGTCACCGCCAACCCGGTGCGGACGCTGGGCCCGGTGCCCGCGGACGGCACGGTGACGGTGCGCTTCTCGGCCCGGGGCCCGCAGCACGTCCCCGGGCGGGCGGTCGGCTGCCTGTCCGGGCGCCGGCTGGCCGCGGCGGTGGACGCGCTGCGCGCCCGCGGCCCGGTGGAGTTCACCGCCGGCGGCCACCGGCTGACGGCCCGGCTGCGTCCGGGCAGCCGGGGCAGCGCGGTGCTGGCGCTGCCCGCCGTCCCGGGATGGACCTGTGCGGTGGACGGCGGTCCGCCGCACCCGCCGGACGCGTTCGGCGGCCTGCTGGCCGTGCCGCTGGGCCGGGGCGCCGGACGGCTGTCGTGTTCC
- a CDS encoding DUF1876 domain-containing protein: protein MLQTTVGWHVDMEFEEDTHRTRAACLVRLPDGTEVRAHGYASRHPVDSNQPRVGEEVAGARALNELAMKLLTKAHDEIDAASGRTSHPLT from the coding sequence ATGCTGCAGACCACTGTCGGATGGCATGTCGACATGGAATTCGAGGAGGACACCCACCGCACCCGCGCCGCCTGCCTCGTACGGCTCCCCGACGGGACCGAGGTACGGGCCCACGGCTACGCCAGCCGCCACCCCGTCGACTCCAACCAGCCGCGGGTCGGCGAGGAGGTCGCGGGGGCCAGAGCGCTCAACGAACTGGCGATGAAACTGCTGACCAAGGCACATGACGAGATCGACGCGGCCTCGGGCCGCACCTCGCACCCGCTGACCTGA
- a CDS encoding glycosyltransferase family 2 protein yields the protein MPAPDDLTAASTPGPDAPTAPAVSVIVPVHNTLRYLDRCLGSVFAQTLDQRRIEVIAVDDGSTDGSAERLAELARRHPGLTVLRQDASGGAGRPRNTGLDHARGDYVFFLDSDDRLGPEALERLTRMADRCGSDVVCGRIVGAEGRAAPVDLRTTSDRVSVFDSPVYWSLAAYKLFRRSFLETHRLRFVEGRLLGEDLPFGSAALLRAKVVSVVADHDCYHLHGRDDDSNASRQDTDWCDYLDYIGTVLDGVAAEVPPGAERDKLMIRHFHGEILMPFGAAYLARDPAGRQRMAAAARPLVERYGTDRVRAALPPGLRLRAHCLRAGLDDALDAVVEADTARQPGPPHLGDDGRVYAGYPLFRDPRHALPDACYDLTDRVVVRQRLIRRRWAGGVLHLRGTAALPPLAADTVEIQLRRGGTVHHVPAHCSDGAWHAAVDPATAADGEPLTDGTWGLKVVVTAHGAAGAAGPALRREAWLVPEEGADEEEFAPRIVGRGPAGPSVAALFLSHPHGHLHLDLDREGDRRPLGADLHGTATRGRFQRAALTAHLTLPGCPADADLTLILRDATRTVALRTTVERGAGDHRTVRSLLRRGPRGTWRVALRVTAGALCQELPVRAADGHTPLTLTVPGTPRPPR from the coding sequence GTGCCCGCCCCTGACGACCTCACGGCCGCGTCCACGCCCGGCCCGGACGCCCCGACGGCGCCGGCCGTCTCCGTGATCGTGCCGGTGCACAACACCCTGCGCTACCTCGACCGCTGCCTCGGCTCGGTCTTCGCCCAGACCCTGGACCAGCGCCGTATCGAGGTCATCGCGGTCGACGACGGCTCCACCGACGGCAGCGCCGAACGGCTGGCCGAACTCGCCCGCCGGCACCCCGGCCTCACCGTGCTCCGCCAGGACGCCTCCGGCGGCGCCGGCCGGCCCCGCAACACCGGCCTGGACCACGCCAGGGGCGACTACGTCTTCTTCCTCGACTCCGACGACCGGCTCGGCCCCGAAGCGCTGGAGCGCCTCACCCGCATGGCCGACCGCTGCGGCTCCGACGTCGTCTGCGGCCGCATCGTCGGCGCCGAGGGCCGCGCCGCCCCCGTCGACCTGCGCACCACCAGCGACCGGGTCTCCGTCTTCGACTCCCCGGTCTACTGGTCGCTCGCCGCCTACAAGCTCTTCCGCCGCTCCTTCCTCGAAACGCACCGGCTGCGCTTCGTCGAGGGCCGGCTGCTCGGCGAGGACCTGCCGTTCGGCAGCGCCGCCCTGCTGCGCGCGAAGGTCGTCTCCGTCGTCGCCGACCACGACTGCTACCACCTGCACGGACGCGACGACGACAGCAACGCCAGCCGCCAGGACACCGACTGGTGCGACTACCTCGACTACATCGGCACCGTCCTCGACGGCGTCGCCGCCGAGGTCCCGCCCGGCGCCGAGCGCGACAAGCTCATGATCCGGCACTTCCACGGCGAGATACTCATGCCCTTCGGGGCCGCCTACCTCGCCCGCGACCCGGCCGGCCGGCAGCGGATGGCCGCCGCCGCCCGCCCCCTCGTCGAGCGCTACGGCACCGACCGCGTCCGGGCCGCCCTGCCGCCCGGCCTCCGGCTGCGCGCCCACTGCCTGCGCGCCGGACTCGACGACGCGCTGGACGCCGTCGTCGAGGCCGACACCGCACGGCAGCCCGGCCCGCCGCACCTCGGCGACGACGGCCGCGTCTACGCCGGCTACCCCCTCTTCCGCGACCCGCGCCACGCCCTCCCCGACGCCTGCTACGACCTCACCGACCGCGTCGTGGTCCGCCAGCGGCTGATCCGCCGGCGCTGGGCCGGCGGCGTCCTGCACCTGCGCGGCACCGCCGCCCTCCCCCCGCTCGCCGCCGACACCGTCGAGATCCAGCTCCGGCGCGGCGGCACCGTGCACCACGTCCCCGCGCACTGCTCCGACGGCGCCTGGCACGCCGCCGTCGACCCGGCGACCGCCGCCGACGGCGAACCGCTGACCGACGGCACCTGGGGCCTCAAGGTCGTCGTCACCGCGCACGGCGCGGCGGGCGCCGCCGGGCCCGCGCTCCGCCGCGAAGCCTGGCTGGTCCCCGAAGAGGGCGCCGACGAGGAGGAGTTCGCGCCGCGGATCGTCGGCCGCGGCCCGGCCGGACCGTCCGTCGCCGCGCTCTTCCTCTCCCACCCGCACGGCCATCTCCACCTCGACCTGGACCGCGAAGGGGACCGCCGGCCCCTCGGCGCCGACCTGCACGGCACCGCCACCCGCGGCCGCTTCCAACGCGCCGCCCTCACCGCCCACCTCACCCTGCCCGGCTGCCCCGCGGACGCCGACCTCACCCTGATCCTGCGCGACGCGACCCGCACGGTGGCACTGCGCACCACCGTCGAACGCGGCGCCGGCGACCACCGCACCGTGCGCTCCCTGCTGCGCCGCGGCCCCCGCGGCACCTGGCGGGTGGCCCTGCGGGTGACCGCGGGCGCGCTCTGCCAGGAGCTGCCCGTCCGCGCCGCCGACGGACACACCCCGCTGACCCTCACCGTGCCCGGCACCCCCCGCCCGCCGCGCTGA